The genomic interval TCAGGTAGATGTATTCCGGAAAGTACCGAGGATTCCGTTCTTTTTCAAAATCAGGAGAGATTCGCAGGATCATCTTGTTGATGGTGTACGAATCACGCTCGATGGAGAGATCCAGACGCGTTTGAGTATCGACAGCGTAGAACTGCTCTCGGGGAGGAAGCGGATCGGAAAGCTTTTCACGCGTGATGTACCCGATTGCACCATTGTCCCTCGTCCTGGCCACTTTTGCGTCACGAAGCACCTGTTCTGCTTTGTCTTGCTTCATTCCTATCGTGACGGATAACGTTGCATTCTCGTCCCCGCTGACACTTGACTCAGTGAGACATGGCAGCAGAAGAACAACGAGTAACAATCTGAATTGCATCAGCGGCCTCAATAAAATTATTGCGGTGGAACGATTGAACGAAAGCAGCTGGGCGGATCACCACCGGATTTGTCAGCCTAGAAAGGCTAACGTACGAGAGGGTGTACTGGATCGGACTCTTGGTGGCTCGGCCAGATGGTGAGGTCGGGGTGCAGTTTGGACAACTGCGCGGCGAGGTATTCCATCGCGAATCGCTCGCTCCAGTAATGCCCCAGCAGCCCCAAGGCGATGCCGGTCGATTCGGCTTCCAAGCACGAGTGAAAGTTGGCTTCGCCGGTGATCAGCAGGTCACATCCGCGACGACGTGCGGCGGGTAAGAAACTGCCGCCGCTGCCGCATGCGAAACCGATCTTGTTAACGATGTGATCAGACTCTCCGACCAAACGCGGGCAAGTCGCTCCGACAGCCTGGGAGGCTTGCACCAGGATCTCGGCGGCCGTGGACGGGGCGGCGAGCTTGCCGTAGCGACCGCTGCCCAGCGGGACATCATCCTGAGGATCGATCAGCGCGGCGACATCGGTCAGTTGA from Stieleria varia carries:
- a CDS encoding Nif3-like dinuclear metal center hexameric protein, with product MTIPLDNLCQSLAQLAPLKLAESWDNVGLLIGDRSQTITRVMTCLTISPTVVDEAVAENADVIITHHPLPFQPLAKITSDNVTGVMLLRLIRAGVAIYSAHTAFDSAADGINTRWTNLFQLTDVAALIDPQDDVPLGSGRYGKLAAPSTAAEILVQASQAVGATCPRLVGESDHIVNKIGFACGSGGSFLPAARRRGCDLLITGEANFHSCLEAESTGIALGLLGHYWSERFAMEYLAAQLSKLHPDLTIWPSHQESDPVHPLVR